From Synoicihabitans lomoniglobus, the proteins below share one genomic window:
- a CDS encoding NAD(P)-dependent oxidoreductase — protein sequence MPRPRSILVHLRPAQRAAFFTPAIEAEMAKLTDQFHLWTEPEVSAEVLAAKLAETEAEVLVCGWATPRLPEPLPAALKYVLYVSGSVKTLVSRDHLEQGAVVTNWGNSISRIVAEAALMHVFNTLRATAHWTLRMHVEKGWDEDAPPAGSLFGRNVGIYGFGFIARELVKLLRPFGVEIMTHAPGMPDDVLREFGVARAMDLNDLFAANSVVVNLAPLTAETRDSIGLEQLRLLDVGEVLVSVGRGPVINEDALLTVAAEGQVQFALDVFHQEPLPADSPLRGLTNVMLTPHRAGPTDDRMVDAGEFALANLRAYVNDEPLRAVVTPEIYDAAT from the coding sequence ATGCCACGTCCTCGTTCGATTCTTGTTCATCTCCGACCCGCACAGCGGGCGGCATTTTTCACTCCCGCCATTGAAGCCGAAATGGCGAAACTGACGGATCAGTTTCACCTCTGGACGGAACCGGAAGTGAGTGCGGAAGTGTTGGCGGCCAAATTGGCGGAAACCGAAGCCGAAGTGCTCGTTTGTGGTTGGGCTACGCCACGGCTGCCCGAGCCACTGCCGGCCGCATTGAAGTATGTGCTCTATGTGTCGGGTTCGGTGAAGACGTTGGTAAGCCGGGATCACTTGGAACAAGGCGCGGTGGTGACCAACTGGGGCAACTCCATTTCCCGGATCGTCGCGGAAGCGGCGTTGATGCATGTTTTCAACACCCTGCGGGCCACGGCGCACTGGACCCTGCGCATGCACGTGGAGAAAGGGTGGGATGAAGATGCGCCGCCGGCCGGATCACTGTTCGGGCGCAACGTCGGTATTTATGGCTTCGGGTTTATTGCCCGGGAACTGGTCAAACTCCTGCGGCCGTTTGGCGTCGAAATCATGACGCACGCGCCGGGTATGCCTGACGATGTCTTGAGGGAATTCGGCGTCGCGCGGGCGATGGACTTGAACGACCTTTTCGCGGCTAATTCCGTGGTGGTGAATCTCGCGCCGCTTACGGCAGAGACTCGGGACAGCATCGGTTTGGAACAGCTGCGACTCCTGGATGTCGGCGAGGTGTTGGTCAGCGTGGGCCGAGGTCCGGTGATCAATGAAGACGCATTGCTCACGGTGGCGGCCGAAGGACAGGTGCAGTTCGCACTCGATGTATTTCATCAGGAGCCACTGCCCGCCGATTCTCCCTTACGGGGACTGACGAACGTGATGCTGACCCCACACCGGGCGGGTCCAACGGATGATCGCATGGTCGACGCCGGCGAATTTGCGCTGGCCAATCTGCGCGCCTACGTGAACGACGAACCCTTAAGGGCCGTCGTCACGCCGGAAATCTACGACGCCGCCACCTAG
- a CDS encoding DegT/DnrJ/EryC1/StrS family aminotransferase yields MNASADKPAIAGGSPTVQPAPGRRHRWGGLELARLTTMVEQESLFYWGGPQTTELLRRFTALYPLEHCMPCSSGTAALHIAVAALKLPPGSEIIVPAITDMGSVIGILYQQLVPVFADVDPLTGNIDPEDAARRVTARTRAIMPVHLAGMPCDMTAVMALAQKHELLVIEDCAQAWGATWQGQPVGLQGDFGCYSFNEFKHLSCGDGGMVGTNRDDLGHGLSKWGDKHYDRVAGGRNPPTLSPNYRITEPQSAVACGQLARHNDLVATRRRLGLRLSRALAALDGISVAFDTPDTASSFWFMLPRLEPDAVRVSRNEFVAALKAEGVLSEGAYIPSPVPHYALFQNHDFFAGTWPLRDTGMTTMNYREVKVPQAEDLLARCVTLTLHEGLTETYVDQVAAAFAKLLNFYAN; encoded by the coding sequence ATGAACGCTTCAGCCGACAAACCAGCCATCGCGGGAGGCAGCCCGACGGTGCAACCCGCGCCCGGTCGACGTCACCGGTGGGGCGGCCTCGAACTGGCCCGCTTGACCACGATGGTCGAGCAAGAGTCGCTCTTTTATTGGGGTGGCCCGCAGACCACGGAACTGCTCCGCCGGTTCACCGCGCTGTATCCCCTGGAGCACTGCATGCCATGTTCCTCCGGCACGGCCGCGCTGCATATCGCCGTGGCGGCGTTGAAACTGCCGCCCGGGTCCGAAATCATCGTGCCGGCGATCACCGACATGGGTTCGGTCATCGGCATCCTGTATCAGCAATTGGTGCCAGTGTTTGCCGATGTCGATCCGTTGACCGGCAATATCGACCCCGAGGATGCCGCCCGGCGAGTGACGGCGCGCACGCGCGCGATCATGCCGGTGCATTTGGCGGGCATGCCGTGTGACATGACTGCCGTGATGGCGTTGGCCCAGAAGCATGAGTTGCTGGTGATCGAGGATTGTGCGCAGGCCTGGGGCGCGACCTGGCAGGGACAGCCGGTGGGCCTGCAGGGTGACTTCGGTTGCTACTCCTTCAATGAATTCAAGCACCTGAGCTGCGGTGACGGCGGCATGGTGGGCACCAATCGCGATGACTTGGGACACGGCTTGTCCAAGTGGGGAGACAAGCACTACGACCGCGTGGCGGGGGGACGCAATCCGCCCACGTTGTCGCCCAACTATCGCATCACCGAACCGCAGTCGGCGGTCGCCTGCGGGCAACTGGCACGACACAACGATCTCGTGGCTACGCGCCGTCGCCTCGGGCTGCGGCTGAGTCGCGCCCTGGCGGCGCTCGACGGAATCTCGGTCGCGTTTGATACGCCCGACACGGCGTCGAGCTTTTGGTTTATGTTGCCACGGCTGGAGCCCGACGCCGTGCGAGTGAGCCGCAATGAGTTTGTCGCCGCGCTCAAAGCCGAGGGCGTGTTGAGCGAAGGTGCCTACATTCCGAGTCCGGTGCCGCACTACGCGTTGTTTCAAAATCACGACTTCTTTGCCGGAACCTGGCCACTGCGTGACACCGGTATGACCACGATGAACTATCGTGAAGTGAAGGTGCCGCAGGCGGAGGATTTGCTGGCGCGGTGCGTCACGCTCACGCTGCACGAAGGGTTGACGGAGACCTATGTCGACCAAGTCGCGGCGGCGTTTGCCAAGCTGCTCAATTTTTACGCGAACTGA
- a CDS encoding amidohydrolase family protein, with protein MKIIDFHTHPIFFGEGTKPGETAAKVKRARALGIERMVALGDVLRYGRVPDATQSRTLNDEMAMVAQRDSDFWIPLCGLNPLLGEKLVREEVDRCVGGMGFRGLKLEISCNARDAAMKPVMEAARHYGVPVLQHSWSQTNIKERRFHSDPEDTAELARRWPDVTVIMAHLTGCGYRGVRAARGLDNLFIDTSGAAPEAGLVEYAVEEIGAHRVLYGSDAPIRDLPVAIGRITGAAITARAKRALLFENANQLLAKGGRV; from the coding sequence TTGAAGATAATTGATTTCCACACGCACCCGATCTTTTTCGGGGAGGGCACAAAACCCGGAGAAACGGCGGCGAAGGTAAAACGAGCGCGCGCGCTCGGCATCGAACGCATGGTGGCGCTGGGCGATGTGTTGCGCTACGGCCGGGTGCCCGATGCCACCCAGTCGCGCACGCTCAACGACGAAATGGCGATGGTCGCGCAACGTGACTCCGATTTTTGGATACCCTTATGCGGCTTGAATCCACTGCTGGGGGAAAAGTTGGTGCGCGAGGAGGTCGACCGGTGTGTGGGCGGCATGGGCTTTCGGGGCTTGAAGCTGGAGATTTCCTGCAACGCCCGGGACGCGGCGATGAAGCCGGTGATGGAGGCGGCGCGTCATTATGGAGTGCCGGTGCTGCAGCACTCGTGGAGTCAGACCAACATCAAGGAACGTCGCTTTCATTCCGATCCCGAAGACACCGCCGAACTGGCCCGGCGCTGGCCGGACGTGACCGTGATCATGGCCCACCTGACGGGTTGCGGATACCGCGGGGTGCGGGCCGCCCGCGGATTGGACAACCTGTTCATCGATACCTCGGGCGCGGCGCCGGAGGCCGGACTGGTCGAATATGCCGTGGAGGAAATCGGAGCGCATCGCGTGCTCTATGGTTCGGATGCCCCGATCCGGGATCTGCCCGTCGCGATCGGGCGCATCACCGGGGCGGCGATCACCGCCCGGGCCAAACGCGCCCTGCTCTTTGAAAATGCGAATCAACTGCTGGCGAAAGGAGGCCGTGTATGA
- a CDS encoding NAD-dependent epimerase/dehydratase family protein, with translation MGTTLALMLRQALDAAQRSARVIGVSRFSRPEVRAALEAEGIVTHACDLADPVQVAQLPPAANIFFLAGQKFGTSDAPEATWLQNTIVPGIVARHCTAARTVVFSTGCVYPFAAVDGPGCDESTPLACQGEYASSCVGRERVFTYYAQQHATPVSFFRLNYACELRYGVLVDIAKRVRSGDPIDLTTGWVNLIWQTDAVAVAIRSLELAATPPVPLNVTSKDKFAVRDIAAAFGRIFQREPVFVGTPAPTAWLSDAHACTSRYGAPAHDLDWMIAAVADYVQRDGSTLNKPTHFETRDGNF, from the coding sequence ATGGGCACCACGCTCGCACTCATGTTGCGTCAGGCACTCGATGCCGCCCAACGGTCCGCCCGTGTCATCGGCGTATCTCGTTTCAGTCGTCCCGAGGTGCGGGCCGCCCTCGAAGCCGAGGGCATTGTGACCCATGCCTGCGACCTCGCTGATCCGGTGCAAGTCGCGCAACTCCCGCCCGCCGCCAACATCTTCTTTCTCGCCGGTCAAAAGTTCGGCACGTCCGACGCGCCTGAAGCCACGTGGCTGCAAAACACCATCGTGCCCGGCATCGTCGCGCGACACTGCACGGCCGCCCGCACGGTCGTGTTCTCCACCGGTTGCGTTTATCCGTTTGCCGCCGTCGACGGGCCGGGTTGCGACGAGTCAACTCCACTGGCGTGTCAGGGCGAATACGCCAGTTCGTGCGTCGGACGCGAACGGGTGTTCACTTACTACGCCCAACAGCACGCGACTCCGGTCAGTTTCTTTCGTCTCAACTACGCCTGCGAACTGCGCTACGGGGTGCTCGTCGATATCGCCAAACGCGTGCGGTCCGGCGACCCCATCGATCTCACGACCGGTTGGGTCAACCTGATCTGGCAAACGGATGCGGTGGCGGTCGCCATTCGCAGTCTCGAACTCGCCGCCACGCCACCCGTGCCGTTGAACGTCACCAGCAAGGACAAATTTGCCGTTCGCGATATCGCCGCCGCCTTCGGCCGTATCTTCCAGCGTGAACCCGTTTTCGTCGGCACACCGGCACCCACCGCCTGGTTGTCCGACGCCCATGCCTGCACATCTCGCTACGGCGCGCCCGCGCACGATCTCGACTGGATGATCGCGGCCGTGGCCGACTACGTGCAACGCGACGGCAGCACTTTGAACAAACCCACTCATTTCGAAACCCGCGATGGCAACTTCTGA
- a CDS encoding dihydrodipicolinate synthase family protein — protein MATSDSIADLRTHLLAGQAIPAHPLALDADRQLSERHQRALARYYVDAGCGGLAVAVHSTQFEIREPRHGLLAPVLELASQTIDESLAAAPRPFIKIAGVCGRTDQAWGEATLARDFGYDAALLSLAAWGDAPEASILKHCATIAAELPLIGFYLQPAVGGRVFSRNFWAQFAAIERVLAIKIAPFNRYQTLDVVRAVIDAGRDDIALYTGNDDTIVTDLLSPYPFTHHGQPKVRQIIGGLLGHWGVWSRAAVGLLEHIKSARVEPSIDRSWLARATAVTDMNAAVFDAANGFAGCIPGILEVLRRQGLVPTNHCLNPHETLSPGQAEELDRVSAAYPELIDDSFVAENLDRWLR, from the coding sequence ATGGCAACTTCTGACTCGATCGCCGACTTGCGGACCCACCTGCTCGCCGGCCAGGCCATCCCCGCGCATCCGCTGGCACTCGATGCCGACCGCCAGTTATCCGAGCGTCACCAGCGTGCGCTGGCCCGCTACTACGTCGATGCGGGATGCGGCGGTCTGGCCGTGGCGGTCCACTCCACTCAATTTGAAATTCGCGAGCCACGTCACGGCTTGCTCGCGCCGGTGCTTGAACTCGCCAGTCAGACCATTGACGAAAGCCTGGCCGCCGCCCCCCGCCCGTTCATCAAGATCGCCGGCGTGTGCGGGCGCACCGATCAGGCGTGGGGCGAAGCCACGCTTGCCCGCGACTTTGGTTACGACGCCGCCTTGCTCAGTCTGGCCGCCTGGGGGGACGCTCCCGAAGCCTCCATCCTGAAGCACTGCGCCACCATCGCGGCAGAGCTGCCATTGATCGGCTTCTATCTCCAACCCGCCGTGGGCGGGCGCGTTTTCTCGCGCAATTTCTGGGCGCAATTTGCCGCCATCGAACGGGTGTTGGCCATCAAGATCGCTCCGTTCAATCGCTACCAGACGCTCGACGTCGTGCGGGCGGTGATTGATGCCGGACGCGACGACATCGCCCTCTACACCGGCAACGACGACACTATCGTGACCGATCTGCTCTCGCCGTATCCATTCACTCACCACGGCCAGCCCAAGGTGCGCCAGATCATCGGGGGTCTCCTCGGCCATTGGGGCGTGTGGAGCCGCGCCGCCGTGGGATTGCTGGAACACATCAAGTCCGCCCGCGTCGAGCCATCGATTGACCGGTCATGGCTGGCCCGCGCCACCGCGGTAACCGACATGAACGCCGCCGTGTTCGATGCCGCCAACGGGTTTGCCGGGTGCATCCCGGGCATTCTCGAGGTGCTGCGCCGCCAGGGGCTCGTGCCAACCAACCACTGCCTCAATCCCCACGAAACGCTTTCGCCCGGCCAAGCCGAGGAACTCGACCGCGTATCCGCCGCCTATCCCGAATTGATCGACGACAGCTTCGTGGCCGAAAACCTCGACCGCTGGTTGCGTTAA
- a CDS encoding CRTAC1 family protein: MKHLLPLFVLAAATSATLPNISESVGLPPLDASRLSTPDLNGDGHADLVVRLNDRSPTAPRIFLWTVDRTSPTGGRFNATADTTLPDISPRDVLTFADLNNDGHQDAIIARYLDYLQPDFVAPTDAPTRTAWLPGHGDGSFAAPVLIDAAPAATTAAIAVGDVNADGLPDLWLGNWYERYFSGYEGFSNDMLLQYSTTDDSPAFARWSLPGESAPLEPATDPGGRPTYGAAVARLDDSALPLLIELNYGRRWNRLWSLSGPAPLKKDLTADPASVEETPVRPGGALEYRRDEIVRLLRGVDIAPQAGFDGDAIRHGKHPVWLQERAKDDPRFKRDDEPPFRANGNTFDVAVGDIDNDGDFDVFVSTIIHNWAGDSSDRSRFLVNRLRETGTLTFDSPPQLSVDRVPDVVTPENRNFNQGDIFCELADFDNDGRLDLIICSSDYSDPPPHDERLRIFLQQPDGTFADHSAELGLDHIGAGQPAVLDLDGDGALDLIVGQSFNRLTAERRRDAGLANGTLSVDSPEDAKARPVVHVYHNALAGDRAGLVLRLRGDPAQHVTRDAFGAIVRASVDLDGDPTTPDVVLHRQLLGPGGHAGKRGDSLVHFGLDAASSVRDLTIIWPDADRTTSSLGDLAAGTWLVDLATGAVPQPLP, from the coding sequence GTGAAGCATCTGCTACCCCTGTTCGTCCTCGCCGCCGCCACCTCGGCGACCTTACCCAACATTTCCGAATCGGTCGGTTTGCCTCCCTTGGACGCCTCTCGATTGTCGACGCCCGATCTCAACGGCGACGGCCATGCCGATCTCGTCGTCCGACTCAACGATCGCAGTCCCACCGCACCGCGGATTTTTCTGTGGACGGTCGATCGCACATCGCCGACCGGCGGTCGTTTCAACGCCACCGCAGACACCACACTTCCCGACATTTCCCCTCGCGACGTGTTGACGTTCGCCGATCTGAATAATGACGGCCATCAGGACGCGATCATCGCTCGCTACCTCGACTACCTGCAACCCGACTTTGTCGCGCCGACCGATGCGCCCACGCGCACCGCCTGGCTCCCGGGTCATGGTGACGGCTCCTTCGCCGCTCCGGTATTGATCGATGCGGCGCCCGCGGCCACCACCGCCGCGATTGCGGTCGGCGACGTCAACGCCGACGGGCTGCCCGATCTGTGGCTGGGCAATTGGTATGAACGCTATTTTTCCGGCTACGAGGGATTTAGCAACGACATGCTGTTACAGTATTCGACCACTGATGACAGCCCTGCCTTCGCTCGCTGGAGTCTGCCCGGTGAATCCGCCCCGCTTGAGCCCGCGACCGACCCCGGGGGGCGCCCCACCTACGGAGCGGCCGTCGCCCGTTTGGATGACAGTGCGTTGCCGCTCCTGATTGAACTCAACTACGGTCGGCGCTGGAATCGTCTGTGGTCTCTGAGTGGTCCGGCGCCGCTTAAAAAGGATCTTACCGCCGATCCCGCTTCCGTCGAAGAGACGCCGGTTCGCCCCGGCGGTGCGCTCGAGTATCGGCGCGACGAAATTGTGCGTCTGTTGCGCGGCGTCGATATCGCTCCCCAAGCCGGGTTTGACGGCGACGCCATCCGGCATGGCAAGCACCCCGTGTGGCTCCAGGAACGCGCCAAGGATGACCCCCGTTTCAAACGCGACGACGAACCGCCCTTCCGCGCCAACGGCAATACCTTCGACGTCGCCGTGGGGGACATCGACAACGATGGCGACTTCGACGTCTTCGTTTCCACCATCATTCACAACTGGGCGGGCGATTCTTCGGATCGTTCCCGATTTCTGGTCAATCGGCTCCGTGAAACCGGCACCCTCACTTTCGACTCTCCACCGCAATTGTCTGTCGACCGCGTCCCCGACGTGGTCACACCCGAGAATCGTAACTTCAACCAAGGCGACATCTTCTGCGAACTGGCCGACTTCGATAACGACGGCCGACTCGACCTCATCATCTGCTCCTCCGACTACAGCGACCCGCCTCCCCACGACGAGCGCCTGCGCATTTTTCTCCAACAACCTGACGGCACGTTTGCCGATCATTCCGCCGAACTCGGCCTCGACCATATTGGCGCCGGGCAACCCGCGGTCCTTGATCTCGATGGCGACGGCGCGCTCGATTTGATTGTTGGACAGTCCTTCAACCGCCTCACCGCCGAACGTCGCCGCGACGCCGGTCTGGCCAATGGCACGTTGTCCGTGGACAGCCCGGAGGACGCCAAGGCCCGCCCGGTCGTGCACGTGTATCACAACGCCCTCGCCGGTGATCGCGCCGGTCTCGTCCTGCGGTTGCGCGGTGATCCCGCGCAACACGTGACCCGCGACGCCTTCGGTGCCATCGTGCGGGCTTCCGTCGACCTCGATGGCGATCCCACCACGCCCGATGTCGTGCTCCATCGTCAACTCCTCGGTCCCGGCGGCCACGCCGGCAAGCGCGGCGACAGCCTCGTCCATTTCGGCTTGGACGCCGCGAGTTCGGTCCGTGATCTGACTATCATCTGGCCCGACGCCGATCGCACCACCAGCAGCCTCGGCGACCTCGCCGCCGGCACCTGGCTGGTCGACCTCGCCACCGGCGCCGTCCCCCAACCTCTGCCATGA
- a CDS encoding sialidase family protein, with translation MILRRLLLLSLLALPFSAHAQSETPFPEDLLRRAVEAKPPRWKFVRGTRYRELPETFAMQLVAIAAHRAPYHRVGDTTLAASLATKLQYFLRSPGPDADGNTREPEAQGGIGGWSHNAAAQALLIAKRTRQVWELLTPDDCHRADVLMHALAVGGHFTHGDANDYHVLLDGISWYHKSWNPNHIEGYAGVMIAAADYFGADELNDFFVNFDYATFRAELVEVGFHNILQTWENEPAMAGLLMNGGPYQREGRPPGNGSGIRQPFTYRGLTLHEPWAIYLTQADRLFSKAARTQVAFSNEESSRLLHHRSDATISPYEGRMGMIYEFEAGDNGGMRTSLGYAYDCVMIHLGTAATLKVLRQWPDDASGRDIERRMAVGMADLIFKAEEGYSGWANGKVSANDMDDLKANGADYIFGLWRALFPPPEPLAENAGGGATILGHDVLYADPDVYAAWPALVRASNGDLLVTFCATEEHLAPDGKIVLIRSTDHGATWSAPITIYDSPLDDRENGLTVAPDGTLALHVWSTAWTAQAYADLKPGSYPSDTLARWTNQVNTPAYQAASADQGNWVLTSTDHGHTWTKRVRGPDSVHGGIVLSDGTWLTAAYRQDQGDISIHTAATSTGPWRHTATIATPQSDTLRFGEPHVAQQPDGRITVVIRGTAIPYDDQRNDLFWWTSHSDDGGTTWSAPQSSGRWGFPPHVTTLRDGRLLATYGYRRFPYGERAAISADGVDWQATPEFVLRSDAPDHDLGYPVSLETSRGKILTVYYQKPASNRRPAIMATHWNLP, from the coding sequence ATGATACTTCGCCGCCTGCTACTCCTCTCTTTGCTCGCGCTGCCCTTTTCCGCGCACGCTCAGTCCGAGACCCCGTTCCCGGAAGACCTCCTGCGACGCGCCGTCGAGGCGAAACCACCCCGCTGGAAATTTGTGCGGGGCACGCGCTACCGCGAACTCCCGGAAACCTTTGCGATGCAACTCGTCGCGATCGCTGCCCATCGCGCACCGTATCATCGCGTCGGTGACACCACGCTCGCCGCCAGTCTCGCCACCAAACTCCAGTATTTTCTGCGTAGTCCCGGACCCGACGCCGACGGCAACACGCGCGAGCCCGAAGCCCAGGGCGGCATCGGCGGGTGGTCGCACAACGCCGCCGCGCAGGCCCTGTTGATCGCCAAACGCACCCGGCAGGTTTGGGAACTGCTCACGCCCGATGATTGCCATCGTGCCGATGTGCTCATGCACGCCCTCGCCGTCGGCGGTCATTTCACGCACGGCGACGCCAACGACTACCACGTGCTGCTCGACGGTATCAGCTGGTATCACAAAAGCTGGAATCCCAATCACATCGAAGGCTACGCCGGCGTCATGATCGCGGCGGCCGATTATTTTGGTGCAGACGAGCTCAACGACTTCTTCGTCAACTTCGACTACGCCACCTTCCGCGCCGAGTTGGTCGAAGTCGGTTTTCACAACATTCTACAAACGTGGGAAAACGAACCCGCCATGGCCGGGCTGCTCATGAACGGCGGTCCTTATCAACGCGAAGGTCGTCCCCCGGGCAACGGTTCCGGCATTCGCCAACCGTTCACTTACCGCGGGCTCACCTTGCACGAGCCTTGGGCCATCTATCTTACGCAGGCCGATCGCTTGTTTTCCAAAGCCGCTCGCACTCAGGTCGCCTTCTCCAACGAGGAATCGAGTCGATTGTTGCATCATCGCTCCGACGCCACGATCTCGCCCTACGAGGGCCGCATGGGCATGATTTATGAATTCGAAGCCGGCGACAACGGCGGCATGCGCACCAGCTTGGGTTACGCCTACGATTGTGTGATGATTCACCTCGGCACCGCCGCCACTCTTAAAGTCCTGCGCCAATGGCCCGACGACGCCAGCGGTCGGGACATCGAACGACGCATGGCCGTGGGCATGGCGGATCTCATTTTCAAGGCCGAGGAAGGTTACAGCGGCTGGGCCAACGGCAAGGTCAGCGCCAACGACATGGACGACCTCAAAGCCAACGGGGCCGACTATATTTTCGGGCTGTGGCGCGCCCTCTTTCCGCCCCCTGAACCGCTCGCGGAAAACGCCGGCGGCGGGGCGACCATCCTCGGCCATGACGTGCTCTACGCCGACCCGGACGTCTACGCCGCGTGGCCCGCCTTGGTGCGAGCAAGCAACGGCGACCTGCTGGTGACCTTCTGCGCCACCGAAGAACACCTCGCCCCGGATGGCAAAATCGTGCTGATCCGATCCACCGACCACGGCGCCACCTGGTCAGCGCCCATCACGATCTACGACTCACCTCTCGACGACCGTGAAAATGGTCTCACCGTCGCTCCCGATGGCACGCTGGCGTTGCACGTGTGGAGCACCGCGTGGACGGCTCAGGCCTACGCGGATCTGAAACCGGGCTCCTATCCGTCGGACACGTTGGCCCGGTGGACCAATCAAGTAAACACGCCGGCCTACCAAGCCGCCTCCGCCGATCAAGGCAACTGGGTGCTGACCTCCACCGATCACGGTCACACCTGGACCAAGCGCGTCCGCGGCCCCGACTCCGTGCACGGCGGCATTGTCTTGTCCGACGGCACCTGGCTCACCGCCGCCTACCGTCAGGATCAGGGCGACATCAGTATTCACACCGCGGCAACTTCCACGGGTCCGTGGCGTCACACCGCGACGATCGCCACACCCCAGTCCGACACCCTGCGTTTTGGTGAACCCCATGTCGCGCAACAACCCGACGGTCGTATCACCGTGGTGATACGCGGCACGGCGATTCCCTACGACGACCAACGCAACGATCTGTTTTGGTGGACCAGTCACTCCGACGACGGCGGCACGACGTGGTCCGCTCCGCAATCTTCCGGCCGCTGGGGATTCCCACCGCACGTCACCACGTTGCGGGACGGGCGGTTGCTCGCCACCTACGGGTATCGACGTTTCCCCTACGGCGAACGCGCCGCCATCAGCGCCGACGGCGTCGATTGGCAAGCCACGCCGGAGTTCGTGCTCCGGTCCGATGCCCCTGATCACGACCTCGGTTATCCCGTCTCGCTGGAAACCTCCCGCGGCAAAATTCTCACGGTTTACTACCAAAAACCCGCCTCGAACCGACGCCCCGCCATCATGGCCACCCACTGGAACCTGCCGTAA